Proteins co-encoded in one Rhopalosiphum maidis isolate BTI-1 chromosome 2, ASM367621v3, whole genome shotgun sequence genomic window:
- the LOC113553818 gene encoding uncharacterized protein LOC113553818 has protein sequence MYTSTNIIFEESMDVLTTQEKFLSNTENKIRLITMLTEKFLTSGILVHQAEDDADLLIVNTAIRNTDDNIQVVVIGEDIDLLILLLTLSPPKNTIIFEKPGRGKIETRSYAVGSLQEHFKNEIQYFMFIHAVGGCDTTSSLFQTGKIKHLKTVQKHPELHDSLLIFNNESSSPEEIECAGEKYLLALYKAPAHITSLNNLRHHIFHKTAASNKKQVQLARLPPTIDAAREHLHRVYLQIQLWRGNRLNPQNWGWKEDNGKLNPVFTKKPPAPDTLLKVISCACAKTCEQNCSCRKAGLLCSVICKHCHGGSCLNQQPIIDDVEEDHIDDNFEDNIDEIFLIGNQKEETNTPTIKKIRPT, from the coding sequence atgtatacgagtacaaacataatttttgaagAGTCAATGGATGTACTAACCACTcaagaaaaatttttatccAACACCGAGAACAAAATAAGGCTTATAACAATGTTGACTGAAAAGTTTTTGACTTCGGGTATTCTTGTTCATCAAGCCGAAGATGACGCTGATTTACTTATTGTCAATACAGCTATACGAAACACCGACGATAATATCCAAGTAGTGGTCATAGGAGAGGATATTGATTTACTTATACTGTTATTAACATTAAGTCCTccaaaaaacacaataatattcgaaaaaCCGGGTAGAGGAAAAATAGAAACAAGATCTTATGCTGTTGGAAGTTTacaagaacattttaaaaatgagattcaatattttatgtttatccaTGCGGTGGGTGGATGTGATACTACTTCGTCATTATTTCAGACAGGCAAAATAAAACACCTGAAAACAGTTCAAAAACACCCGGAATTACacgattcattattaatatttaataatgaatcgtCATCGCCCGAAGAAATTGAATGTGCTGgagaaaaatatcttttagcATTATATAAAGCTCCAGCCCATATTacatctttaaataatttaagacatcatatttttcacaaaaccGCAGCTTCCAACAAAAAACAAGTACAACTAGCTAGACTTCCGCCTACTATCGATGCGGCACGAGAACATTTACATAGAGTGTATTTGCAAATACAGTTGTGGCGTGGTAATAGATTAAATCCACAGAATTGGGGATGGAAAGAAGATAATGGCAAACTAAATCCAGTTTTCACGAAAAAGCCACCAGCGCCGGATACTCTTTTAAAAGTGATCAGTTGTGCCTGCGCAAAAACATGTGAACAAAATTGTAGCTGTCGAAAAGCAGGATTGCTATGCTCGGTTATATGCAAGCATTGTCACGGAGGTTCATGTTTAAATCAGCAACCGATCATAGATGATGTAGAAGAGGACCATATTGATGACAACTTTGAGGACAATAtcgatgaaatatttttaattggaaatCAAAAAGAAGAAACCAACACAccgacaataaaaaaaattagacccacataa